From the genome of Medicago truncatula cultivar Jemalong A17 chromosome 2, MtrunA17r5.0-ANR, whole genome shotgun sequence:
ttttccagtttgtttttattttcctggaaaacttattatatattttttcagccaaaaaaatcagaaaactTACATTAGGTTTTTcggttaataattttttaaaatatatatattttctttctcttgatAGGGACAGACATGTCTCACTTATATCATATAGATCAATCATGGATAGGCATCAATCTTGCATTCTCAACTACACGGAGATTTAATGCACAAGATGTTATAGTAAGCTAGGCTATTATGCTTATGCACCATTAtgtatttctctttattttaatttaaggtgataaaaaaaataggtaaAACTGTCAAGAGATACATGATGAAATTTTCCGGTTTACGTTAGCGCAGACATGTGtaattttttggtttatttgatCCATTAGTCCCTTAaataatttcatgttttcattttggtcttaCGATTAATAAAACGTATATTTTAGTCCCTCACTTTTTCCTTCGTTTGCCAAACTCCATCCGTCAAAACAATTGATTTTCCATTAGTATGAGTCCACGTGGCAAAAAAAAACCCAGAAAATTGGCTTCTTCCCTTGTGTTCATGtgttcttcatcatcttcatagaattcatgaagaaaaacccagaaaaatcaaaattcatcaaaaaaacaatattccTCCATCAGGGCCATCAACTCAACAAACAACATTCATTCTTCTCAACAAACACACTGCCATGGATCCATCTCTAAATTTCTTATTCTTTCAATCATTCATTCTCACAAAGAAGAATTTTcatttcctttctttcattcattcatcaacAAGTGCATATGCtcgaaggaaaaaaaaaacttgaaaaggGAAATCTATACTGGCATCGcaaacttgaaaacaaaaattaaacaaactgGAATTGCAAACttgaatacaaaaattaaaCCAACAAATCCATAATCTGGAAAATGGGTATCAAAAACTTGAAAACAAAATCGtttatgaacaaaaacaaatgtGAATAAACTGGAATTAAAACTTGAAGTTGCATAAATTGAAACATTCAAACCTATCGTATGAAAAATGGGTATGAATCCACTTCCTTTGAGTTAGAATCAAAGATATAAGAAAAGGGAATTGGATTTCTTTGAGACTTAACACTCTCTGGGTCAATCGAACTCAATTAGGAACAAACCAAGAATaggaaaatacataaaaagaaGGGAAAAGAAAAGATGGAAACGAAGAAGAAAGGAAGGCATAGGGAAGGAGATAAACTCAATTGGGTTTTGTGTTGCTGTGGTGagtggaaagaaaaaatagatccaattttttttttagttttaatttttttttctgatttcttttttttggattGGAATGAAGTTTTGTATGAATTTATGAACATgattgatgaagaagatgaagtttttgCCACATGGACTCATACTAACGGAAAATCAATTGTTTTGACGGATgagatttatttggcaaacggatTAAAAAATGAGGGACTAAAACgtacattttattaattatgggattaaaatgaaacttaaaattatttaaaggaTCAATGGATCAAAtaagcttaattttttttccaggtTGCTTGCAGAAAATAGAAGTTTCCTACgttactttctttatttatctttcaCCTATATAATTTAACTATAGTTGATATAAGTATAAACTATTCAGTTGTACAAACATCAAGTTGAGATGGCCGAGTTGGTCTAAGGCGCCAGATTAAGGTTCTGGTCCGAAAGGGCGTGGGTTCAAATCCCACTCTCAacatttcttccttttttttgttataataaaacgccttttttttttttttttttacatcaatggAAGTTATGGACTCAAGACTGCCATTTTTGGTACCCAAATTTAGGAAATTTCACCCTGTACCCATTCAATTATACTTTCACCCTCACATTTTTTGTATACTATCCATATTGCCCTCATACATATATACTAAAATCCTTTTCAAgtgatcattttaatttttttcttgttttttgttttttaccaTGTACTCATTTGTTATTTCGCCACCACCACCTTCTTCTTCTCGGACTGCCTGCTTCAGATCTGCATATGTCTTATGCACCACCTCAATCATGGTTGCAAATACTTTCAACACCATAAAAGAAGTCTTAATGGTTAATTCATTTTCGAATTATATCTTTTCTTAACTCCAATTTTCAAAACTGCATTAGCATTATCACCGttcaatttaattcatatttttcgaTTTTATATATCCTAAAAAGTTtacattttgaaaatattcattaaaacaccttaatatatttatctctgaagtatgtttttttgttataattaacaTAGATATTTATTGTTAAGAGATTTAGCATTataaaaatcgattttttttcataaatatatctttaaaaatgatttttatgagaatatattaaaacaactcaatataagcttttttttttatgaaattttatcaTCCAACAAAATTTGTGTTGGAAAACTAAAATTAGTTAAACTTGTGCTGGAAAACTTGTTTAAAgaccaaagtgaccattttctactttcattttagtccctctgaCACATCAAATGATATGTCATCGTATAACTTGTATCACATTATCACTTAACGTAATTCTTTAACGCCGAATACTAAAGTTATAATGAAAGTGCAGAGTCAAGAACTTATTCGTATTTAATCTTAAATCACAGAGTAAAAAACCAGTAACAAGGATCGTACGGAGTGAAGACACCAGTTCTTATAGGAACTGGGATTTGTTGGTCGAGTATTGACCACAATTTCACAACCTTACCTACCACCACTTCACccattgatattttttgttttgctttatgtctattttttatttgctttatgTCTATTTCTTATgtactttattatttatataggTGGAGGTTTAGTTAAAAACCATAAATACTATAGAGAACAAGAGAAATGATAAAAACACTTTCTCCAACACCCTTTTTTATTatgtcatttttcatttttattattaggtaAAATATATAAGAATTCTACCATTTTATGTGTAATATATTTCTAAAGTATAAAACGATcacattaattttaattaataaaaagtgaaTAATTAAAAAAGTGTCGAAACGAAATTGTTTTTAGCACTCTTCATCATCACACTCAATCTGAAAATTGTTCCTCATCATCGTGGTAAATTTCAATCATGTAAGCTTTCTTTTATTATAGGAAGGATGTTTGTTAGGAGGTCTAAAAGAGaaagtttatattaaaaatagtgaattcaacatcttaaaattttaaaattgactttttatgcatcaaatttataacttatactCTCTCCATTGccaattataagaaaattagattttttaggttcatttaattaatgatgtatgtgaaactaaaaagtcaaatttacttataattgaTAGCAGATGGAGTAATTATTTTAACTATTGTCATGAGAACACTTGTtaacaacaaaatttgttataaccGCTCATACGAAATCAATGTCTCTATTCtaattaaatcataattaattgatacaaaaaaaatcacaactaTGTTGACTCGATGTTTTAACTATACAACAAAAATCGACACTTAGAGATTTTTCACATCAATACTACACCATAACAAAATtaagatttattttaagagtagTGTTCTAGCGAAAAATATTCTCATGAAATACTCGCAAATAACACGtgtttccttctttttttagtGGTGTTCGGGGTTTGAATTGCAGacgttgcatatattatacatcgtccttaccaattgagctaagctcacgggaacaCGCGTGTTTCCTTCTTGACATAGTGGTCAAATTTTCAACTCCTTACTTGGTTATAAACATGAAGGGACAACGGTGAAGAAGTTAACCGATCACATTTGTTCGCTGCTTTTTGTTAAGGTGGTAACTACATCATCCTTCAACAAAAACGAGTAAAGATAATCATATTAACTTGATATTATATTTTCCTACCCTACACacaacattttctttattttaaaagctTTCATACACACATTGAGTGCGGGACtacataaatcttcaacaataactgcttttcaaaaatagtAACTCATGTGGAACACttcaacaaattttcttaacttgttttaatttgttggggTCTACAATCAAAAAACAtatgttaaaattaaaacagCCCTCCCTTGTCAAAAAAGGTaggcttttaattaaaaaatagtttccAAAGCgtgaattataaaaaaaaaaaaattcaatgggtTGGTACAAAGGTAAGAAACAAACATGACCAACTCATGGAAGACAAGTCTTTGTGCGTTTTAAGTATTGACTAGTGTTTACCTCAGCAATCAATATTGAATTGTGTACACATTGGGTTGGTGAGAGCCTTAAgcttatgattttattttgaagcaTATAAATCGTGCATTCAAGTTTCACAATAATCCAAACCAACTACATGAGTCACCATATAGTTATTTAGATGTAAGACTCAATATATCTAGCATTCATGTCACTATGTTAGCAAGTTGTGGTGCACATGGCCCACTGCTCCACCAGTTTAAGAGAGACACTTTTTGTTATGCACCTTAATCGTGAGCACAAGACTGTAGGGTATGCAATAATAATAGGTAGGGCTGTATCCATCTCATATTAAACGTGACTTTTTAGATATTTATTTTGTGTTAATTATTTAGTgtatcattttataatattaatataaataataaaatgttctcctcaataaataaaaaataaaatgttatttactatatttttattatatgtgtGTATGATGTATGTGTGAGAAATGCTAACATATAACCTTAAAGCACATGTTAAGAAAAGAATCGGTATTTCTATTGACTGATTATTTTAAAGGTTTaagtaatattattaaaatattaatttacaaataaaaaattgaaatacccatttatatttatttgtttacatTTTGCACCCACTTTTTTTTCGTTATATCAATCGCCTGAGAGTGAAAAAATGACAGATTAATTTTACACAAATTGTCAATTTATTGAACATTGTTTATCAAGTTGCTGTAAGCTAAAATGGAATAAACATGTTGCTAGATTGAATCCTCCTAAAGAGGATCTAGGTCAAAACCCTAGAAAATGAACTTACTCAAAGCGACAAGGATTAAGCTAACAAGGACAAGGGAATCAAGGATCCCCTCGAGCTAGCAAGCCATAAAATATGGAACGTTGTACTGCAGAGTCCTCCTCTGATCAAGAAAAACTTGATAAAAATCATGaggaagtaataaaatattcaCTTCTTTAAGGAGATCATGTCAAACAAATTACTTTAGTTTAGGAAGCTTTTGGTAGATCTATATTGGTTTTTGACTCCAACTTATAAAACTTCAATGCAAATattattcatgacatgtatattgtAGGGTCAATCTATACTGATTAGGGTGTTGCAGACCTCTCTTAATGAATCTTGtgcattttcattaaaaaaaaaaaaaaaaatctctttaaattattaatttggtaGTCTAGCcttaaaaatgcatttttttaataatttatctaGTATTTAGATATTAAGAATGTCCTAATCACATTTGTTAATGATGGGAGTAACCTTCTATCCATGACGTGATAAATTAAACCTGAAAGTGTGCTTATGAATTAAACGAGACCTAACAAGTTGCTCAAAAAATTAGCTTTTTCCCTAATTTCTCATTGAGTAACTAGAGAGAATTGTGAAGATATTAAAAAGCCACAACATATATATACACAACGAAAATGACAAGACAatgcaacaaataaataaatgacaatCATAGGAACATGTATAGAAGTTTCTCACCACTCTTTTAACACATGAGCAAGTATAGAAACACCAAACAATTGGCAACTCATTTAGTATATTCTTTCTCTATCTCCACATAAATTCCATGATCAACCATGAAGAATTCAATGAACAAACTAGCACAATTTAGTATTAACTACAACAAAACACAAAGGTAGCTAACACAACTAACTTCCCATAACCCATTTGTGTATCAAACACTACAATGTAGCGTGTATGTCATTCTCAAGCCTCCATGtagatattttcttataaaattagTTCACATAAAtacataattcaaataaaaatccttaaaacctaaaaatatctcataattcaacaagataaaataaataaactcctCGGTCACTAAAATATTTCGCGCTAATCAATAATAGTCTATATGCAACACATACGCTTCTGCTCAATGAAATGTCCTTCACAAAAGACAAAACATTGAAAATTCAGAATGTGTATGTTTACTTATGCATTgacaataattaataataatgtaaaaatgagttatgtaaaaatcaattttaacttCAATTATTGAGTTGAAACAAATTCTACAATTATTgtccaacaaagaaaaaatagataatgaaataatctaaataaataatgagttttgtgttttattcacaaaaaaaaaaagttgatacaATTTCCAAATATTTaaacagaaaaaaataaaataaaaattaaggagTAGTCCAGGGTGTCATATCCATAGGGTAACTACCCAAAACTCTCAAGAAAGACGTGAATTCCTGAACTTCAGCCAACGCGTTTTGTGCTCTAACTTCAGCCATTGAAGcttcaaaatcaacataaaacaAATACTCAAAATGCTTCGCAGTTCCAACATTTGCATCATCAACAAGCCTAATCGGACGGTTACGATGTGGCCTTGATTCAATCTTCGTTAAACTAATATTCCTAAACGCAAAAGCTGAAAGCACTTTGAAAAGCACTGAAGTTCCTTTATCATGAGCGAAAACAATACTTGTTTTAAATGGACGATCCGTACGTGGAATTATGGGTTCTCTGGCCAACATAACGAATCGGGTTACGTTACTTGGGTCATCTTGAATTCCATCTGCTAAGATATTTAATCCATAAAGCTCGGCTGCACGTGCGCTGGCGATAGCAGCAGTGTCGCGGAGATTGTTAGTTGCAACAAACTCCGCAGCACCTGCAGTATCGTCAACTGCTTCACGTGCGACGTTGAGGCCGAGTTTTGTTAATGTGTGTTCGCATTGAGATAAAGCTTGTGGATGAGAGATGACACGTGTCAGATATTCTTTTCTGATTCCGGGGAGAGCGAGGAGACAGTGATGGACCGGGAGTTGAACTTCTCCGACGATGTGGAGACGGTGACGGAGGAGGAGGTCGTAGTTACGGTGGATTGAACCTCCGAGGGAATTTTCTACCGGGAGAACAGCACGGTCGGCGATCCAAAGCTCGACGGCTTGGAAAGCGACTTCGAATTGGTCGCAAGGAATTGCTTCGCAGTTTGGATAAGCTTTTCCGGCGGCGGCTTCAGAGTATGCTCCCGGGACTCCTTGGTAAGCGACGCGGAGATTTGAGCCGTGCATCGGTGCCGGAGCTAGGTCGGAGATTGTTAACGGTTTTGGTGGAAGTGGCTTTGAAATTTCTCCGGTGAGGTTCCCGATGGGAACAAGCTGGAGATCGGTGATGTTTGTTTTGTGGCCGTTGATAGCTGCAAAGTTTTCATCGGCGCCGGCGTTGACGGCGGTGGAAGTGGAAGATTGTTCTTGTGAAACAACTTTGCTAGATAAGATAGCGCATGAGCTTTGCCAGTCGGTTCGGGTTGAACCGGTGTCATAACTTGAACCGTAAGCACATTTGACAGAAACACGGTTCGGACCAAGCCGGTTTGGAAATTTCCACGGCCGTGTTATTGTTATGTGGTTGAAATTGAGGGTGTTAGAAGAGGGAGGTGGAGATAGAGTATTCATTATTGAAATGGGGGTGTTGAAagcaattaaaaatagaaagggAAAAAGTGTGTGTTATTGAAATGAAGCTTGTGTTATTCTCTTTTGGAGAAGGAAACAAGCTGAGAAAGAAGTGGAGGTGGTTAAGGggtttaaatattattgtaagAGTGTACCAAGTCTTGAAGGGATGGTGCTTATGGTCGTTCGGTCAAATCTCATACctacccctttttttttttttttatgtatttaacTACCCACACACATATGTATGTATTTcgttcatatatttatttttatattataataatatatgttgaTTGATGTTTCCTACTACCTTTCCttcatcatcatttttctttttattattataacttAAATTCTCtatgcgtatgattattttacTATGGGACTTGTTTCTATTTAGTTTAATTGTCATGATGTTTGGttacaataaaagaaaataattgatgcACATCTCACATGATGTATATATCttaagagggaaaaaaaaaagagttacgTGATAGAAGTTTGAAGTTGGTGATGTGttagaaaaaagagagataaaatgggaaatgaaaaaaaatcagaaatatatttgtcatgacaaaaatatcattgatTAGTCTCTTAATCTCACTAATTTGGTGGACTACATAATTAATTagctataaaataaaaataataaataatgtattatgacataaatatattttattcccTCTTTTTAGCATTGAGTGTCGTCTTTCTCTCTCATGACCTCTCAAGTGtcattttttcattgaaaatcaaATGGAAATAgaccaacaacaaccaaaccgAACAAAAGTTGCACCAAAACTTAATGTAGAACAAGTCACACAAATTAGAGTGTGGGTGACAATACAACCGGACAACTCTATCGATGAGTGAAGTGAAGTGCAATGTGGATGCAACAATTTTCAAATACAAATGTTTTTGCGCCAATATGTGTCTTAGGGGTGAAAAAGGAGAAGTTATTAGTGCTTAAACTGTGTGGAATAACGGTAAAAGCAAAAGCATGAGGCCTAAGGCAAACCCTAATGTGGCTTTTGAATTTGTGTTTTACGTGAGTGGCGATAGAACTAGACAACAAGCTAGTGGTGGACGATATTTCGAGTAAACTTGGTCACATCCATTGCATACCTAAATCCTAAATGATGCCAAAATTATTACAACCCAAAAGTAATGGTCCATTGTTCACTTATGACTGCAACCGGAAATACATACATTCAAGTAGGGTTGCAGAATTCTGCACCAAACCAGGTTATCTTTCGAAGCAATTTGATTCTTAAAACGCTGTAAAGCAAAAATAATGACCTTCATAGAAACAATTTTATTCCAAATGATATCCTGATATTCATCACGATGAGCAGCATCCGCCGCGGTCAAAAGTTGATAAACCCCTCATATAGTATATACTTTATCTGGTGATAGTTGTCACTTCCACAAGTTTTCAACACCAACTCACAAAACAACATTAGCCACTCATAcaatcaaatttgatttttattattatatatattttataaaatgtttctCTTTTCAGGAATATcttataaaatgtttaaaagttTGTATGTGattgattaatttaataatctttaactaaaattagaaaaatcttaaaaaatttgatttaaaaaagatCGAATCATAAGTTTTGTGGGGGATTAAAGAGTTTAACTTATTATTACTTGATAAATGGTGTTGAACGTTGAAGGAGGAAAAGGGGAGTTTGTGGATTAGAGTTTTATCTTCAAAGTATGGAGAGGGGGCAACAATATTAGTGAAGGGGGAAGGTTTGCTTCATCATGGTTGAAGAATTTACTTAGTATTTAAAGTGGGGTGGGTGTTGGAGATGGTAATTTATTTGACGATAACTTATGTCGTGAGGTGGGGGATGACACAAACACTTTATTTTGGTGTGATCCTTGGTTAGATGGAGGGAATCCGAAGGACAGATTTAGTCGTTCTTTTACATTAGCTGATAATAAAATGATGATTGTTGTAGATATGTTCAGTTTAGGGTCGGGGAGGGTGGCGAGGCTTGAAAATGGCGACGACGTTTGTTGGTTTGGGAGGAATAAAAGTTGAGGGAGTGTTGCATGTTATTTTATCCTATTGTTTTGCATGGTAATGTTAGTGACAGGTGGATCTGACAACTTCGTGAAtcttcaaatataatatttttagtgCTTATAACTATTTGCTTTCAATGGACCAACATATCATCGTTAATCGTTCAAATATCTTTTGGCATAAGGAAGTTCCATTAAAAGCCAACATCTTTGCTTGGCGTTTGTTACGTAACCGTTTACCAACTACATATAACTTAATCAAGCGAAGGGTGCTTCAACCAAACACTACGTTATATGCGGGGAACTGTGGCAAGGAGGAGGATATCAACCATCTCTTTTTGTTTTGCGATTTCATTGGAAAAGTTTGGTCTGATATCTTTGTTTGGTTAGGTTTAGCTACGGTTCATTCGGCTTAAGTTTCCGATCATTTACTTCAATTTGACTCGATTGGTGGCTTCTCAAAGAgagttttctttgttcttcattTAATTTGGCTTACTTGCATTTAAACCATTTGGCACGAAAGAAATTCAAGAGTTTTCAACACAAAAGGGGAAATCTCTTCAGCATCTTCATGGGAAAATAAAGCTACAATCTTTTTGATGGCTAAAGACAAATCACTCAAATTTTGCTTTTAACTATCACACTATCGCACGTGGTAGCTTAACCCTCTTTTATGTTTGAGTGTAACTATCTAGTCTTGTTTTGTGTTTCCTTTAGAGAACTTgctttttgacttttttattttgcgCACTATTGGATCCTTTTTAGCATCCTTTGTGCGAGATTGACTAAAAAGTttagttaatatattttattttaattttttttgaaaaaaaacctTATAAAATAAGGAGATTGAATGTTGAACGGTTTAAAAGTTACAtattaatatactccctccgtccctatatataagacccttttgtcaaaatcatgggaattaagatagtggatatttgtattaaagttgtttgtaatcactattgtttttacaattttatcctttaagaaaaaatgttagtttatgttttcgacatgttatttattgttgattgaagaaaaaatgtataataaataggggcatgtatgtaaagaaataattaatatagttggAAATAATAAAGGAGTCTtataaaaatggagaaaaaaaaaattctcaaaagcgTCTGAttattagggacggagggagtaatactacaaattaattttatgtttctACATATAAAATCAAGAAAACTATCTTAATTAAACTTACAAATTGCAGAATTTCTCAATTGATGTAATAAAATATCGAGAACAGATCTCGTTTGACTTTTCAAACAATCATGATTGAGTCTTTACTAGTTTTAGTCAAACCAAAGCTGCGCTTACATTACATAGATACCAGCTGACCAAATTAGACTATTTTTTGCggtttatttgttttcttatacAAGACTCATATGATCCTGAGATTATATTAGTTATTTCctgcataaaaaaataaatcgtTACgttcaaaatattgtaaaacaaTTACACGGTCAACCAATTATATTCTTTCGATCATTAAAAGACTTTGACTCTTATCAtatctaattttaaaaaataatttatgatttgGCTGCTAGGATAAAAAGTTCTACATCGTTGATATATCAAAATTATCTCtctctattttatatatatataaacgataagtaatttttttctcaagagAGAGAGGATTGGTGTAAATAGTATAAAGAATATGATCGTGCTATTTTGAGTCTGGTAATAGTCTCTCATACACATTGTTTATGATAGAAGTTTGAAGTTGAAAGATAGATTTTTCGTGTTTGAAGTCTTAAGCAAGGTTGCCGGATAAAGAACGTAAGAAAAAATTGTTGGCAATagcaaataaatagaaattattGAGGCAAGAATGGATTGTGAGTTGAGTCTAAAATGATTCAGTTAGGGAGTTGAGTTTAGAAAGGTTTCAGTTACGGAATCCGTCTGTTATTTTCATATTCTAGGTAATGAGAATGACCATTCATTGAGTTGT
Proteins encoded in this window:
- the LOC25487515 gene encoding arogenate dehydratase/prephenate dehydratase 6, chloroplastic: MNTLSPPPSSNTLNFNHITITRPWKFPNRLGPNRVSVKCAYGSSYDTGSTRTDWQSSCAILSSKVVSQEQSSTSTAVNAGADENFAAINGHKTNITDLQLVPIGNLTGEISKPLPPKPLTISDLAPAPMHGSNLRVAYQGVPGAYSEAAAGKAYPNCEAIPCDQFEVAFQAVELWIADRAVLPVENSLGGSIHRNYDLLLRHRLHIVGEVQLPVHHCLLALPGIRKEYLTRVISHPQALSQCEHTLTKLGLNVAREAVDDTAGAAEFVATNNLRDTAAIASARAAELYGLNILADGIQDDPSNVTRFVMLAREPIIPRTDRPFKTSIVFAHDKGTSVLFKVLSAFAFRNISLTKIESRPHRNRPIRLVDDANVGTAKHFEYLFYVDFEASMAEVRAQNALAEVQEFTSFLRVLGSYPMDMTPWTTP